Sequence from the Clostridium butyricum genome:
TTGAACATCTAATCTTTTTTAATTATTTAATCCCTTGTGCTTGAACAGCTGTTAATGCTACAACATTAACTATATCTTCTGAACTACATCCTCTTGATAAATCATTAATTGGCTTAGCAAATCCTTGACAAACTGGTCCTATAGCTTCTGCGTTTGCAAATCTTTGAACTAACTTATATCCTATATTTCCTGCTTGTAAATCAGGGAATACTAAAATATTTGCATTTCCTGCAACTTTACTTTCTGGAGCCTTTTGTTTTGCAACCTTAGGTACTATTGCAGCATCTAACTGTAATTCACCATCTATATCTAAATCTGGTCTTAATTCTTTTGCTTTTATTGTAGCATTTCTCACTTTATCTACTACTTCATGATCTGCACTTCCCATTGTAGAGAACGATAACATTGCAACTTTTGGATCAATTTTAGATAATAGTCTTGCATTATCAGCAGTTGCAATTGCAATTGAAGCTAACATGTCTTCATTTGGCATTGGATTAACCGCACAGTCTGCAAAGAACAATAATCCATTATCTCCATAAGGCGAGTTTGGTACTTCCATTATGAAGAAGCTCGATACACACGATACTCCTGGAGCAGTTTTTATTATTTGAAGACCTGGTCTTAATAAATCTCCTGTTGTATGGACAGCACCTGATACCATACCATCTGCATCGTCTAATTTTACCATCATTGTAGCAAAATATAATGGGTCTCTAACTATTTTTTCAGCTTTTTCCATAGTTACGCCTTTTGCTTTTCTCAATTCGTAAAATGCATTTATATACTTTTGTAAATTTTCTGCTTCATTTGGGTTTATTATTTCAACATGTGATAAATCCACATCTAATTCTTTTGCTTTTGCAAGGATTTCATTGGTGTCACCAACAAGTATAGGATGAGCTAATCCTAAATCATATATTTTTTGGGCCGCAGCAATAGTTCTTTCTTCATTACCTTCTGGAAGAACTATTTTTTTCTTATTTGATTTTGCAGCTTCCCATATTTTTTTCATAAGTTCCATAGACTGTTTCTCCTTTCAACATCTAAATCTCTATAATTAATATACTCCTATAAGCCTAGATATTTCAACCTCTAAAATAGAATTCGATAGATTGGCAATAATCTAAATTGTCAGACAATTAAACCGTAAAATACCTATACACTAAAAGTATATTTTTTAACAATCAAATTTCAAAAAAATTTTTTTTTGACATCATGTATTTTTATATTTTTTCCACACATAATTAATGTTAATCCATGCTTTTTTATACTATAATAATCTTTAAATAAAATAATAATTTTGATATTCGGAGGCGATTTTTATAATTACAGGTATAATTACTGAATACAATCCTTTCCACAAAGGACATAAATATCATTTACAAAGTGCATTAAAAGACACCAAAGCATCCAGCATAGTTTGCGTAATGAGCGGTAACTTTATGCAACGTGGTATTCCTGCCATGGTAGATAAATGGACGCGAACTGAAATGGCATTAAAAAATGGAGTGGATTTAGTTTTAGAACTTCCACTAGTCTACTCTGTATCATCAGCTGAGCATTTCGCTTTTGGAAGTGTTTCATTGCTAAATTCTTTAGGCATTATTGATAATTTATATTTCGGAAGTGAAGAAGGACATATTGAACCTCTAAAAAAGATAGCTCATGTTTTATGCGATGAACCTGATGAATTTAAAGAACTTTTAAAAACAAATATAAATTCAGGACTGCCATTTCACTCAAGCAGATCTATTGCACTAAATAAATATTTAGATTGTGATAATGTTGAAAAAGTACTATCAAATTCAAATAATATTTTAGGAATTGAATATTTAAAAGCTTTGAACATATTAAAAAGTAATATTTGTCCATATACATTAAAAAGAGAAGGATCCAGTTATAATGATGAAACTGTAGATAAAATTTTTTCTTCTGCTACATCAATACGTAAACACTTAAAAACAGGATCTCTTGATAAAATTTCTGAAATTCTACCATTTGAAACCTACAAGATTTTAGAAAATATAAATTTATCTCAATATCCATTTATATTTGAAGAGAATATGTTTAAATATATAAAATTCAAACTTCTTACAGAAAAAGATACATTAAAAACCCTTCCTGATGCATCAGAGGGGTTAGACAATAAAATATACAAAGAAATACTATGTTCCAATTCTTTAAATGAACTTATATTAAAATCAAAAAGCAAGCGATATACCTATACACGAATAAATAGAATTTTAGCACAGTATTTTTTAGGATTAGAAAAATATGATCTGCTATCTCTTGCAAAAACTCCAGCTCCATATGCACGTATTCTTGGTTTTAATTCCAAAGGACGTGATATATTAAAAAGAATGAAAAAAACATCTAGCATAGACATTATTACAAAGGTACCTAAAAACATCTCTTCCATTCATATGGAACTTGATATACTTGGTACAAAAGCATACTCTATTCTAAATCCACATATAAATCCAATGGATGATTATCTTAAGGGACCTGTAATAATAAAATAATATTTTACATAAGCAACAGCATATATATGTATAGTAAAGCTCTATATTTTCATATTCTGCTTTACTATATTTTCTTAATTATAACTAACGGCGACAATGAATAGGAGTGATTAAATGTTATATATAGCTGTCTTATGGCTTATGATTATTTTATTAACATTACTTTTAAAAAAACAACTAAAAATTAAATTCAATTCATTTATGTGCATTGTAATGACAATATTGGTGGTTCTTTTTGCAGCAAACATAAATCAATGTATAGTGGCTGCACTTGAAGGTTGCAAATTATGGTATAAAGCCATATTACCAACTACATTTCCTTTTTTAATAATCTGCAATATGCTCATATCCTATGATGGTATAGGCTTGTATTCCAAATTTTTAGGGCCTATAATATGTAAACCTCTTGCACTTTCAAAAAATTGTTCTTTCCCTATTGCCGCCAGTATTTTATGTGGATACCCACTTGGTGCAAAATATTGTGCAGATTTATATACTATGGGATATATAGAAAAAGAAGAATATATAAGACTTTTAAACATTGCTTCCAATGTAGGCCCTTTATTTCTTATAGGCTCTGTAGCTTCAGCTCTTCTTAATAATATTGCACTTGGATACATACTCCTAGCTGGAAGCTATATTTCATGTATAATTATTGGGATTATTACGAAAAAAAAGAGAACTTTTAAAAATATAAGTTCTCTGAAATCTAAGAATGATTGCAATCCTAATTTAGGTATTGCTATTAAAAACTCTGTAGAAAATTCAATAACTACAGTATTGAATATAGGAGGATTTATAATTATTTTTTCTGTCATTATTTCACTTATAAAAAGTAGTTCTCTTATAGCTATTTTAATTAATAATCTAGAGTACTTTTTTAAAATTCCTCACGATACTCTATACTCTGTATTACTAGGAAGTATCGAAATAACTAATGGATGCAGCCTACTAGCATCTTTATCAATCTCTATGCCTCTAAAACTTAGCCTTATAAGCTTCTTATGTTCATTTTCTGGCATTGCTATAATAGCTCAAGTAAGCTCATTTGTTGGATCTACAGGCATAAAACTTTTACGTTATATAATTTTAAAATTTATACAAGGAATTTTTAGCTTTATTATAACTTATATCCTTATGATGATTATTCCTTCTTCTGTTTATACATCAAATATATATATATATTCACAACACTCTACAAATTACTATTTAATTCCAGTAATTGTAATGCTTGTACTATTTATACTTTTGCAAATTTTCAATATTTTCCATACTAGAAATAGTGCAAGCCTTTAAGTTTTATTTTTTCATACTTCTTAGTTCTTTTACATTTTCCTTTATAACAAATCCTACATTGTTTAATGTTTTGTCAATTTCATTTGCGGCATTTTCAAAATTTGCTTGAAGACCCGTTATTAATTTCATTTTTTGAAGTTCAACTTCTTTATCTAACTGACTTAAAATTTCATCTGAATAATCTCTCGAACCAAGTCTTATGGCCTTAGCATCCCTTTGTGCTGAGGCTATAATTTCTTCTGCTCTAACTTTAGCTTCTTTAACTATATTATGATTCTCAATATTCTTTCGCATCATATTTGCAGTTTCTTTTTTAACAGAATCATACTCCTTTTTAGCTTCATTTAAAATTCTTTCTTTTTCATTCATTATCCACTCAGCTTTTTTAAGTTGATCCGGTAAATAGTTTATTATCTGATCAACAACTTCAAGAATTTCTCTTTTATCAAGCATAACCTTTCCGCTCATAGGTACTTTAGGCGAATTATCTACCACATCTTGTAAATATTCAAGCAATTCAATAATATTTACATCTACTTTTTCCATAAAAACACTCCTTAGCTATTTATTTTTGTCAATATATCAGAAACAATTTCTTTCGGAACAAGCCCTTCAATATTTCCACCAAATTTAGCTACCTGTTTAACACACGAAGAACTTATGTGCAAGTTATTCGGAGAGCTCATCATGCATATCGTTTCAATATTTGAATCTAACTCTCTGTTCATATATGACATTTGTAATTCATATTCAAAATCTATTGAATTTCTCAAACCCTTTAAAACTACATTTGCATTATATTCCTTTAATAAATCTACTAAAAGACCATTGAAGCTGACAACTTCAACATTCTCTATATCATTTGTAACTTTCTTTATAAGCTTTACTCTTTCGTCTATCTCAAATAAGTGCTTTTTATCTACATTAACTAATACACCTATTATAACTTTATCAAAAACTTTTGCTCCTCTTCTTATTATATCTACATGACCATTAGTTATTGGATCAAAGCTTCCGGGATAAACTGCTATACTCATTTTATTTCTCCTCATATTTATAATAACACACAGTTGTATTTCCATATTTTTTACTCTTTAAAAGCTTTATGTTATCATATCCTGAATAAATTTCTTCTATAGTATCTATTTTAGTTACTATTATTCCATCTTCTTTTAAAAGATTATTTTCTTTAACAATTTTCATAGCTTCCGGAATCATCTCTTTGCAATAGGGAGGATCTATAAATATTATGTTAAACTGCTTTCCCTTCTGCGCAAGATTTTTTAATCCTATGTAGGCATCAGTCTTTATAGGAAAACAAATATCTTCAAATTTTAAATTTTTTACATTCTCCTGCAATAAAGGAAAAGTTATTTCACTTTTGTCAAATAAATAAACTTCACTTGCACCTCTACTTGCAGCTTCAAGCCCTAAGCTCCCTGTACCTGCAAATACATCAACGATTGTTCCTTCTGGTATATATAATTGAATAGAGCTAAACATTGCTTCTTTCACTCTATCTAAAGTTGGTCTTGTTTCCATTGTTGCCGGAGGTATTAATTTATGCCCTCTTGCTTTTCCTGCTATTATTCTCAAGTATATTTCCTCCTTAAGGTATATATTAATTATATTAACATATTTGTATATAAAATTTCAATTTAATTAAAACAAATATATTTACTGCTTCTTTGTAAGTTTCTACTTATTTCATTTACAAGCTCCCTGTTTACTGTAGAATCATCTTTAATTATATTAACAGCTTCTTGCTTTGCGCATCTTAGAATATTAATATCCTCATAAAGATTAGCAAGAGCAAATCCTGCATCACCGCTCTGTTTTCTTCCAAACATCTCTCCAGCTCCTCTAAGCTTTAAATCTTGTTCAGATATTAAGAATCCATCACTTGATTCAGTCATTATCATCATTCTTTTTTTGGTTATATTACTTTTTGCCTTAGCAATTAAAACACAATACGATTCATATTGACCTCTTCCAACTCTTCCTCTTAGTTGATGCAATTGTGCTAAGCCAAAACGTTCTGCATTTTCAACTATCATAACAGAAGCATTGGGAACATTAACACCAACTTCAATTACAGTTGTAGATATTAACACATCACTCTCATGATTTTTAAATCTTTTTATAATATCA
This genomic interval carries:
- the rsmD gene encoding 16S rRNA (guanine(966)-N(2))-methyltransferase RsmD; amino-acid sequence: MYLRIIAGKARGHKLIPPATMETRPTLDRVKEAMFSSIQLYIPEGTIVDVFAGTGSLGLEAASRGASEVYLFDKSEITFPLLQENVKNLKFEDICFPIKTDAYIGLKNLAQKGKQFNIIFIDPPYCKEMIPEAMKIVKENNLLKEDGIIVTKIDTIEEIYSGYDNIKLLKSKKYGNTTVCYYKYEEK
- the ylbJ gene encoding sporulation integral membrane protein YlbJ, which encodes MLYIAVLWLMIILLTLLLKKQLKIKFNSFMCIVMTILVVLFAANINQCIVAALEGCKLWYKAILPTTFPFLIICNMLISYDGIGLYSKFLGPIICKPLALSKNCSFPIAASILCGYPLGAKYCADLYTMGYIEKEEYIRLLNIASNVGPLFLIGSVASALLNNIALGYILLAGSYISCIIIGIITKKKRTFKNISSLKSKNDCNPNLGIAIKNSVENSITTVLNIGGFIIIFSVIISLIKSSSLIAILINNLEYFFKIPHDTLYSVLLGSIEITNGCSLLASLSISMPLKLSLISFLCSFSGIAIIAQVSSFVGSTGIKLLRYIILKFIQGIFSFIITYILMMIIPSSVYTSNIYIYSQHSTNYYLIPVIVMLVLFILLQIFNIFHTRNSASL
- a CDS encoding nucleotidyltransferase, whose amino-acid sequence is MITGIITEYNPFHKGHKYHLQSALKDTKASSIVCVMSGNFMQRGIPAMVDKWTRTEMALKNGVDLVLELPLVYSVSSAEHFAFGSVSLLNSLGIIDNLYFGSEEGHIEPLKKIAHVLCDEPDEFKELLKTNINSGLPFHSSRSIALNKYLDCDNVEKVLSNSNNILGIEYLKALNILKSNICPYTLKREGSSYNDETVDKIFSSATSIRKHLKTGSLDKISEILPFETYKILENINLSQYPFIFEENMFKYIKFKLLTEKDTLKTLPDASEGLDNKIYKEILCSNSLNELILKSKSKRYTYTRINRILAQYFLGLEKYDLLSLAKTPAPYARILGFNSKGRDILKRMKKTSSIDIITKVPKNISSIHMELDILGTKAYSILNPHINPMDDYLKGPVIIK
- the coaD gene encoding pantetheine-phosphate adenylyltransferase, with the protein product MSIAVYPGSFDPITNGHVDIIRRGAKVFDKVIIGVLVNVDKKHLFEIDERVKLIKKVTNDIENVEVVSFNGLLVDLLKEYNANVVLKGLRNSIDFEYELQMSYMNRELDSNIETICMMSSPNNLHISSSCVKQVAKFGGNIEGLVPKEIVSDILTKINS
- the pta gene encoding phosphate acetyltransferase, with amino-acid sequence MELMKKIWEAAKSNKKKIVLPEGNEERTIAAAQKIYDLGLAHPILVGDTNEILAKAKELDVDLSHVEIINPNEAENLQKYINAFYELRKAKGVTMEKAEKIVRDPLYFATMMVKLDDADGMVSGAVHTTGDLLRPGLQIIKTAPGVSCVSSFFIMEVPNSPYGDNGLLFFADCAVNPMPNEDMLASIAIATADNARLLSKIDPKVAMLSFSTMGSADHEVVDKVRNATIKAKELRPDLDIDGELQLDAAIVPKVAKQKAPESKVAGNANILVFPDLQAGNIGYKLVQRFANAEAIGPVCQGFAKPINDLSRGCSSEDIVNVVALTAVQAQGIK